The following coding sequences lie in one Metallumcola ferriviriculae genomic window:
- a CDS encoding TIGR03936 family radical SAM-associated protein: MLIRMEFAKGAPLKFLSHLDLMRTFQRIFRRAALPLAYSQGFNPHPKIAFSPALPVGAASQCEYLDVELDAQMSGDEILTRMNRQLPEGLEIKKIKEVSQPADALNAIINRAEYTVYFQTKLSEAEVAQYLEELLKREEIIIEKRSKKGIKKKNIRPGIYKLNCQQETAGMCIDMVVQTGSDGNVRPEQILDFLRNECNLAITEARITRTGLYVYADGHYKTPLEVVA, translated from the coding sequence ATGTTGATTAGGATGGAATTCGCTAAAGGGGCACCTTTAAAATTTTTGTCGCACTTGGATTTAATGCGTACTTTTCAAAGAATTTTTCGACGGGCAGCTCTGCCCTTGGCTTATTCCCAGGGATTTAACCCTCACCCCAAGATAGCTTTCTCACCGGCACTGCCGGTGGGTGCTGCAAGCCAGTGTGAATATTTAGATGTAGAGTTGGATGCCCAGATGAGTGGGGATGAAATTCTCACTAGAATGAACAGACAGCTTCCTGAAGGGTTGGAAATAAAAAAAATAAAAGAAGTGTCCCAACCTGCGGATGCTTTAAATGCGATAATTAACCGTGCAGAATATACCGTATATTTTCAGACCAAGCTGTCGGAAGCGGAAGTCGCTCAATACTTGGAGGAACTATTAAAAAGAGAGGAAATTATTATAGAAAAACGTAGTAAAAAGGGAATTAAGAAAAAAAATATCCGGCCCGGTATTTATAAATTAAACTGCCAACAGGAAACTGCAGGAATGTGCATTGATATGGTGGTTCAGACAGGCAGTGACGGTAATGTTCGGCCGGAACAGATTTTAGATTTTCTCAGAAATGAATGCAACCTAGCTATCACGGAAGCTCGGATTACACGGACTGGACTCTATGTGTATGCCGACGGACACTATAAGACGCCGTTGGAAGTGGTTGCCTAA
- the rplU gene encoding 50S ribosomal protein L21 yields the protein MYAIIETGGKQYRVSEGDTIFVEKLDAQEGDVVTIDRVLGVKKDNDFVAGSPVVDNAKVTLKVEKQGRAKKIIVYKYKAKKNYRRKQGHRQPFTKAKVEKIEA from the coding sequence ATGTATGCTATTATTGAAACTGGCGGCAAGCAGTACCGGGTTAGCGAAGGTGATACAATATTTGTGGAAAAGCTGGATGCACAGGAAGGCGATGTAGTTACCATTGACCGGGTGCTTGGCGTGAAGAAAGATAATGACTTTGTTGCGGGTAGTCCGGTAGTAGACAATGCTAAGGTTACCCTGAAAGTGGAAAAACAGGGTAGGGCCAAGAAAATTATTGTCTACAAATATAAAGCAAAAAAAAATTATCGCCGGAAGCAGGGCCATCGTCAGCCATTTACTAAGGCCAAGGTGGAAAAAATCGAGGCGTAA
- a CDS encoding Spo0B domain-containing protein gives MEELFGQSLTLLRGQKHDFLNHLQVISGLIQLGKSDQALNYIKTSITEINRDGSVAKLADSRMALFMVLLQREAKDKGVPLDIKVAESGAHLIPTATSAGAVRALAGEIIATLSTSAGKGNTVSAYISIAGQDKNMTMELIIHPVWDLPDDTQEKLHNCGCRVRQMGNTIKLIIPCIETKTE, from the coding sequence TTGGAAGAATTGTTTGGACAAAGCTTGACGCTGCTGCGCGGTCAAAAGCATGATTTTTTAAACCACCTCCAGGTGATTTCAGGGCTGATACAACTGGGGAAAAGTGACCAAGCACTAAATTATATAAAAACGAGTATTACGGAAATAAATCGGGATGGGTCGGTTGCTAAACTGGCGGACAGTCGTATGGCACTATTTATGGTATTGCTTCAAAGGGAGGCAAAGGATAAAGGAGTCCCGTTGGATATTAAGGTAGCGGAGAGTGGAGCGCATTTGATACCTACTGCAACAAGTGCAGGTGCCGTACGCGCTCTGGCCGGGGAAATTATTGCTACTTTATCAACGTCCGCCGGTAAGGGAAACACCGTTTCTGCATACATAAGCATAGCTGGGCAGGATAAAAACATGACGATGGAATTAATAATCCATCCTGTTTGGGACTTGCCGGATGATACCCAGGAAAAATTACATAACTGCGGTTGTCGGGTGAGGCAGATGGGGAATACTATTAAACTGATAATCCCTTGCATTGAAACCAAAACGGAATAA
- the rpmA gene encoding 50S ribosomal protein L27 encodes MRKIDLQLFAHKKGVGSSRNGRDSESKRLGVKRGDGQLVKAGNIIVRQRGTKIHPGLNVGIGKDDTLFALADGFVKFETKGKSKKQVSIVIEAVS; translated from the coding sequence ATGAGAAAAATAGATCTGCAGCTCTTTGCTCATAAAAAAGGTGTTGGTAGTTCCCGGAATGGTCGGGACAGTGAATCAAAAAGACTGGGTGTTAAGCGCGGTGATGGACAACTGGTTAAGGCAGGTAACATTATTGTTCGTCAGCGGGGTACTAAAATTCACCCGGGCTTAAATGTGGGAATTGGTAAAGACGATACTCTTTTCGCCCTTGCCGATGGTTTTGTTAAATTTGAAACCAAGGGTAAGAGCAAGAAACAGGTAAGTATTGTCATCGAAGCGGTAAGCTAA
- the obgE gene encoding GTPase ObgE produces MFYDRAKIYVKGGDGGNGVVSFRREKYVPEGGPNGGDGGHGGNVIFQVDSGLRTLVDFRYSKHYKADRGQHGQGKNMHGRGAKDMVVNVPPGTVIKDEETGQVMGDLVESGQSMVVAQGGRGGRGNARFVSSKNRVPTFAEKGEPGEERQLILELKLLADVGLIGFPNVGKSTMISRISAAKPKIADYPFTTLVPNLGVVRLDEGRSFVVADIPGLVEGAHEGTGLGHRFLRHVERTRLLLHVLDGAQTEGRDIIEDYQIINRELAHYNEALSRRHQIVVVNKMDIPGSEENIHRLKDCLEPDIPIVAVSAVTGDGIDKLLLLTAELLEKIEAEPMETLETEEVRIVEGPTGQRFTIDFIDGVWVVGGNEIEKHLAMTDFNNEDSVKRLQHIMRVMGVEGALRKKGAASGEEVRIKDIEFEFMD; encoded by the coding sequence ATGTTTTACGACCGGGCGAAAATTTATGTAAAAGGTGGAGACGGGGGTAACGGGGTGGTCTCTTTTCGGCGGGAAAAGTATGTTCCCGAAGGAGGGCCCAATGGCGGTGACGGCGGCCATGGTGGTAATGTGATCTTCCAGGTAGACTCCGGCTTACGTACATTGGTGGATTTCCGTTATAGCAAACATTATAAAGCAGACCGGGGTCAGCATGGCCAGGGTAAAAATATGCATGGTAGAGGCGCTAAAGATATGGTAGTAAATGTACCTCCCGGTACTGTTATCAAGGATGAAGAAACAGGGCAGGTTATGGGTGACCTAGTGGAATCGGGGCAATCAATGGTGGTGGCCCAGGGTGGACGAGGCGGTCGGGGTAACGCCCGGTTTGTTAGTTCTAAGAATAGAGTACCTACTTTTGCAGAAAAAGGAGAGCCGGGAGAAGAACGACAGCTGATACTGGAATTAAAGTTATTGGCCGATGTGGGCTTGATTGGTTTTCCTAATGTAGGTAAATCTACGATGATATCCCGTATATCTGCTGCCAAACCGAAAATTGCCGATTATCCGTTTACTACATTGGTACCTAATTTGGGTGTGGTCAGATTAGATGAAGGAAGAAGCTTTGTAGTAGCTGATATTCCGGGGTTAGTTGAAGGGGCCCATGAGGGAACCGGCTTGGGACACCGGTTTTTACGACATGTGGAGCGCACACGACTCCTTCTTCATGTATTAGACGGAGCCCAGACTGAGGGCCGGGACATCATAGAGGATTACCAAATTATTAATCGGGAACTGGCTCATTATAATGAAGCACTATCCCGTCGCCACCAGATTGTGGTGGTAAATAAGATGGATATTCCTGGGTCGGAAGAAAATATTCATAGATTAAAGGATTGCTTAGAGCCGGATATTCCCATAGTGGCGGTATCTGCGGTGACCGGTGACGGAATCGATAAATTGCTCCTATTAACTGCTGAATTGCTGGAAAAAATTGAGGCAGAACCCATGGAAACCTTAGAAACAGAAGAAGTAAGAATAGTTGAAGGTCCGACCGGCCAACGGTTTACCATTGATTTTATTGATGGTGTTTGGGTAGTAGGGGGCAATGAGATTGAAAAGCATCTGGCAATGACCGATTTCAATAATGAAGATTCGGTAAAGCGCCTGCAGCACATCATGCGTGTGATGGGGGTGGAGGGTGCTTTGAGGAAAAAAGGTGCAGCGTCTGGTGAAGAAGTTAGAATTAAGGATATAGAATTTGAATTTATGGACTAA
- a CDS encoding glutamate-5-semialdehyde dehydrogenase: MVKEVILGKGKLAQEAAKQLAVIDTNVKNEALKKMAGALVQKSNEILEANQKDMEQGKKNGLPDALLDRLLLTEDRLEDMAEGLRALISLPDPIGKVDNMWKQPNGLEIAQVKVPLGVIGIIYESRPNVTVDAAGLCLKTGNAVLLRGGSEAFHSNQALAWVIAHAAETAGIPAGAIQLVETTDREAVQVMLTMNQYLDVLIPRGGAGLIQHVLNNATVPVIETGVGNCHTFIDCDANLDMAVDIAVNAKVHRPGVCNAMENLLVHEEVAAQFLPRMQERMNQHGVVLRGCTKTREILADIEDAVEEDWHTEYLDLVLAVKVVGNLDEAIDHIYRYGTKHSEAIVTENYSTARKFTHIVDAAAVYVNASTRFTDGFQFGFGAEIGISTQKLHARGPMGPEQLTTFKYIVQGDGQIRS, translated from the coding sequence ATGGTTAAGGAAGTTATTTTAGGAAAAGGAAAGTTGGCCCAGGAAGCTGCCAAGCAGTTGGCCGTAATTGATACAAATGTCAAAAATGAGGCCTTAAAAAAAATGGCAGGCGCCCTGGTACAAAAATCTAATGAAATACTTGAAGCCAATCAAAAGGATATGGAACAGGGTAAGAAGAACGGTTTGCCTGATGCGCTGTTGGATAGACTGTTACTGACTGAGGATAGATTAGAAGATATGGCGGAAGGACTGCGGGCGCTGATTTCCTTGCCCGATCCTATCGGTAAGGTCGATAATATGTGGAAGCAGCCCAATGGTTTGGAAATCGCGCAAGTAAAGGTGCCGCTGGGAGTTATCGGCATTATTTATGAAAGTCGCCCCAATGTTACCGTTGATGCCGCCGGGTTATGTCTTAAAACCGGCAATGCCGTACTGCTGCGTGGAGGTTCTGAGGCATTTCATTCTAACCAGGCTCTTGCCTGGGTAATTGCTCATGCCGCGGAAACAGCAGGAATTCCTGCCGGGGCTATCCAGTTGGTGGAAACTACGGACAGGGAAGCAGTGCAGGTAATGTTGACCATGAATCAATATTTGGATGTATTAATACCCAGAGGCGGAGCCGGGCTAATACAGCATGTATTAAACAACGCTACAGTTCCGGTAATAGAAACCGGTGTAGGTAACTGTCATACATTCATCGACTGCGATGCCAACCTTGACATGGCCGTTGATATCGCCGTAAACGCCAAGGTGCACCGTCCCGGCGTCTGTAATGCCATGGAGAATTTACTTGTCCATGAAGAAGTCGCGGCGCAGTTCCTGCCTCGTATGCAGGAGCGTATGAACCAACACGGCGTAGTGTTGCGCGGTTGTACCAAAACCAGAGAAATACTGGCAGACATAGAAGATGCAGTGGAAGAAGATTGGCATACGGAATATCTGGATTTGGTGCTGGCAGTGAAAGTAGTAGGCAATTTAGATGAAGCCATAGACCATATCTACCGCTACGGTACGAAACATTCTGAAGCTATCGTAACAGAAAACTATAGCACTGCGCGCAAATTCACACACATAGTGGATGCAGCAGCAGTTTATGTTAATGCCTCTACCCGATTTACTGATGGGTTTCAGTTTGGTTTTGGTGCCGAGATCGGTATCAGTACCCAAAAACTGCATGCTCGCGGACCCATGGGACCTGAACAACTAACAACATTTAAATATATTGTGCAAGGGGACGGACAAATTCGCAGCTAA
- the proB gene encoding glutamate 5-kinase, which produces MIMREKFTDINRLVIKVGTRVLTHETGKLNLHRIESLVREVADLTNSGREVILVSSGAVGAGMGKLGLNEKPKTIPEKQAAAAVGQGLMMHIYEKLFAEYGLVVAQVLLTREDVADRRRYLNARNALFRLLQFGVVPIVNENDTIAIEEIRLGDNDTLSAMVAGLADAGLLIILSDIEGLYTSNPRENSAAQLISEVEEITPEIEILAGGAGTKMGTGGMVTKIQAARIAASFGIPMVITHGKKTGALRRVVAGDPCGTLFLPGEHKPAAKKRWIAFGSNIKGSITVDQGAYEAVIKHGRSLLPIGVVDAQGEFHTGNVISILSPQGDEFARGITNYHLEELIKIKGKNSSDIENILGYKDFDEVIHRDNLAVRV; this is translated from the coding sequence ATGATTATGCGCGAAAAATTTACTGATATCAATCGTTTAGTAATAAAAGTAGGGACCAGGGTACTTACCCACGAAACTGGCAAACTAAACTTACATCGTATTGAAAGCTTAGTTCGGGAAGTTGCGGACCTGACTAATAGCGGCCGGGAAGTGATACTAGTCAGTTCCGGGGCTGTTGGTGCTGGAATGGGTAAATTGGGGCTGAATGAAAAGCCCAAAACCATTCCAGAGAAACAGGCCGCCGCTGCGGTAGGTCAGGGTCTGATGATGCATATTTATGAAAAACTCTTTGCCGAATATGGGCTGGTGGTTGCTCAGGTATTGCTTACTCGAGAGGATGTGGCTGACCGGCGCCGTTATTTAAATGCCCGTAACGCCTTATTCAGACTGCTGCAGTTTGGGGTAGTCCCTATCGTAAATGAGAACGATACTATTGCCATAGAGGAGATCCGTTTGGGGGATAATGATACCCTATCTGCGATGGTAGCCGGCTTAGCGGATGCAGGGCTATTGATAATCCTATCTGACATTGAAGGGCTCTATACGTCTAACCCAAGGGAAAACAGTGCAGCTCAGTTAATATCCGAAGTAGAGGAAATAACACCGGAAATAGAGATATTGGCCGGTGGTGCAGGCACTAAAATGGGCACAGGAGGAATGGTGACAAAAATACAAGCAGCGCGAATTGCTGCCAGCTTTGGCATTCCCATGGTTATAACCCATGGGAAAAAAACCGGTGCCTTGCGTCGGGTGGTAGCCGGGGATCCATGCGGCACTTTATTTCTTCCAGGGGAGCACAAACCGGCGGCTAAGAAGCGATGGATTGCCTTTGGTTCGAATATAAAGGGGAGCATTACTGTTGACCAAGGAGCTTATGAGGCTGTTATTAAACATGGCAGGAGCCTGCTTCCGATTGGGGTGGTGGATGCCCAGGGAGAATTTCACACGGGAAACGTTATCAGCATCTTGTCTCCTCAAGGCGATGAATTTGCTCGAGGGATTACAAACTATCACCTGGAAGAATTGATTAAAATTAAAGGGAAAAACAGCAGCGATATCGAAAATATATTGGGTTATAAGGACTTTGACGAGGTTATTCACCGGGACAATTTGGCGGTGCGTGTCTGA
- a CDS encoding TIGR03960 family B12-binding radical SAM protein — protein MRQYIQEKILPHVLKPTRYLGNEWNVVKKEWEEAKVTMAFAFPDVYEIGMSHLGLHILYGLVNNRSEFLMERVFAPWVDMEEQLRRHKIPLFTLESYRALGDFHVLGFTLQYEMSYTNILNMLDLAGIPLKSADRQEGPLVIGGGPCALNPEPLAPFFDCFLLGDSEEMLLQLLEITARHLNEDGKFDREALLGELSLVSGIYVPGFYQLRYKPDGTIGSVDPAKEEVPPRVQRRIVQNLDEAYFPTKPLVPYMEIVHDRMMLEVMRGCTRGCRFCQAGMVYRPVRERKKDTLLKQAEELVQNTGHEEISLTSLSTADYSCVQPLTKELLNRYQDGGINVALPSLRVDAFSVDLAAEIQRVRKSGLTFAPEAGSQRMRNVINKNVTEEDLLGAVTAAFRAGWTNIKLYFMLGLPGETNDDLAAIADLAKKVLDIGRQELMAQRGRPNITVSVSSFVPKGHTPFQFEGQNPVEELRAKQQFLRGQLKGRGLKFKWHEAKLSFLEAVFARGGRKLAPVLENAWKSGCRFDSWDEHFDYAKWQTAFENAAIDPEFYANRPFDYQEVLPWDHLDAGVSKAYLIREHKRAMEEALTHDCRWDECTGCSICDRFQVENRLWGDEINVD, from the coding sequence ATGCGACAGTATATCCAGGAAAAAATCTTGCCTCATGTTTTAAAGCCCACACGGTATTTGGGTAATGAATGGAATGTTGTGAAGAAAGAGTGGGAGGAAGCCAAAGTCACTATGGCCTTCGCCTTTCCCGACGTTTACGAAATTGGGATGTCCCATTTAGGGCTGCATATTTTATATGGATTAGTGAACAATAGGTCGGAATTCCTGATGGAAAGGGTATTTGCACCTTGGGTGGATATGGAAGAGCAACTACGCAGGCATAAAATTCCACTTTTTACATTGGAATCTTACAGAGCGCTGGGCGATTTTCATGTGCTTGGATTTACCTTGCAGTATGAGATGAGTTATACCAATATTCTTAATATGTTGGATTTAGCTGGTATTCCATTGAAAAGTGCTGACCGCCAAGAAGGGCCATTGGTAATTGGCGGCGGCCCTTGCGCCCTTAATCCCGAACCGTTAGCGCCGTTTTTTGACTGCTTTTTACTGGGTGATAGTGAAGAAATGCTTCTTCAACTGCTTGAAATTACGGCAAGGCATCTAAATGAAGACGGTAAGTTTGACAGGGAGGCATTATTGGGTGAATTGTCGCTGGTTTCGGGTATTTATGTTCCTGGGTTTTACCAGCTTCGATATAAGCCGGATGGAACTATCGGTTCGGTTGATCCGGCGAAGGAAGAGGTGCCGCCGCGGGTGCAGCGCCGGATAGTGCAAAATCTTGATGAGGCTTATTTTCCCACTAAACCGTTAGTGCCTTATATGGAAATAGTCCATGACCGGATGATGCTTGAAGTAATGCGCGGTTGTACTCGGGGATGTCGTTTTTGTCAGGCGGGCATGGTCTATCGGCCGGTTCGGGAACGAAAAAAGGATACCTTGCTTAAGCAGGCAGAAGAGTTGGTGCAAAATACAGGTCACGAAGAAATTTCTTTAACTTCGCTAAGCACGGCAGACTACTCTTGTGTGCAGCCGTTGACCAAGGAACTTCTTAATCGTTATCAGGACGGAGGGATAAATGTAGCCTTGCCATCACTACGGGTAGACGCATTTTCTGTGGACCTGGCGGCGGAGATACAGAGAGTACGTAAGAGTGGATTGACATTTGCCCCGGAAGCGGGCAGCCAAAGAATGCGCAATGTAATCAATAAGAATGTTACTGAGGAGGATTTGCTCGGTGCAGTAACTGCAGCTTTTCGAGCAGGATGGACTAACATCAAACTTTATTTTATGTTAGGTTTGCCCGGCGAGACCAATGACGATCTGGCGGCCATTGCGGATTTAGCAAAAAAGGTTCTTGATATAGGTAGGCAGGAACTGATGGCCCAGCGCGGCAGGCCCAATATTACTGTCAGCGTATCTTCCTTTGTTCCTAAGGGTCATACCCCGTTTCAATTTGAAGGGCAGAACCCCGTGGAAGAACTGCGAGCTAAGCAGCAATTTTTACGGGGGCAGCTAAAAGGACGGGGTTTGAAATTTAAGTGGCACGAAGCTAAACTTAGCTTTTTGGAAGCAGTATTCGCCCGGGGAGGCAGAAAACTGGCACCGGTATTAGAGAATGCATGGAAATCGGGATGTCGTTTTGACAGCTGGGATGAACATTTTGACTATGCTAAATGGCAAACGGCTTTTGAAAATGCTGCAATTGACCCCGAGTTTTATGCAAATAGACCCTTTGACTACCAAGAGGTGCTACCATGGGATCATTTGGACGCCGGTGTAAGCAAGGCATATCTGATTAGGGAACACAAACGGGCAATGGAAGAAGCTCTGACCCATGATTGTCGTTGGGATGAGTGCACCGGATGCAGCATATGCGATCGTTTTCAGGTAGAAAACCGTTTGTGGGGTGATGAGATTAATGTTGATTAG
- a CDS encoding ribosomal-processing cysteine protease Prp, with protein MIKIRFYLNRDEYIDSFTVKGHSRFDEHGRDIVCAAVSVLAQSVVIGLEEHMGLTLQVKQQPGDLSCKLTDPLNHARQSEAEAILRTCYLGMLAIQESYPDYVDIQVIRS; from the coding sequence ATGATTAAAATTCGCTTTTACTTAAATCGGGATGAGTATATCGATTCTTTTACCGTTAAAGGGCATTCGCGGTTTGATGAACACGGTAGGGACATTGTTTGTGCTGCCGTTTCTGTTCTTGCTCAAAGTGTGGTGATTGGTCTGGAAGAACATATGGGTCTTACCCTGCAGGTAAAGCAGCAGCCGGGAGATCTAAGTTGTAAACTGACGGACCCGTTGAATCATGCTCGACAAAGTGAGGCTGAAGCGATTTTACGTACTTGTTATTTAGGGATGCTGGCTATACAGGAAAGCTATCCAGATTATGTAGACATTCAAGTAATCAGGAGTTAG
- the nadD gene encoding nicotinate-nucleotide adenylyltransferase: MSETKGIKRVGIMGGTFDPIHYGHLVTAEETRGRFNLDKVIFVPSGKPPHKKGYTVTDARHRYLMTLLAVATNRFFEVSRIEIDRQGYSYTVDTVNQFYQQLPEGTEIYFITGADAIMEILTWKNIEELLGRTRFIAATRPGIELEHMKLVLKELPFSAMEMIYPQEVPAMAISSTDIRMRVREKRSIKYLLPEAVEHYIYKNRLYHDE, translated from the coding sequence ATGTCGGAAACCAAGGGTATAAAACGCGTAGGCATTATGGGGGGAACCTTTGACCCCATTCACTATGGGCATTTGGTGACTGCCGAAGAGACTCGCGGCAGGTTTAATCTGGATAAGGTCATATTTGTGCCGTCAGGAAAGCCTCCCCACAAAAAGGGCTATACGGTTACCGATGCCCGGCACCGTTATTTGATGACCCTGTTAGCGGTTGCAACAAATCGCTTTTTCGAAGTGTCCCGCATTGAAATCGACCGTCAAGGTTATTCCTATACGGTGGATACGGTGAATCAATTTTACCAGCAACTGCCTGAGGGTACCGAAATCTACTTTATTACCGGTGCGGATGCTATTATGGAGATTCTTACCTGGAAAAATATTGAAGAGCTCCTGGGCCGCACTAGGTTCATCGCCGCCACTCGGCCTGGAATAGAATTGGAACATATGAAATTGGTACTTAAGGAACTGCCTTTTTCTGCGATGGAAATGATTTACCCCCAGGAAGTTCCGGCCATGGCAATATCGTCAACTGATATTCGTATGCGAGTGAGAGAAAAGAGATCAATTAAGTATCTGCTGCCGGAGGCGGTCGAGCATTATATCTATAAAAATCGTTTGTATCATGATGAATAA
- a CDS encoding Rne/Rng family ribonuclease, giving the protein MYKEIIVHVDDQETTVAVLEDQRLAEVYLERSLNQRLVGNIFKGKVENVLPGMQAAFVDIGLEKNAFLYVEDAISGQQHQAAGGNAGKLSINDVVKQGQEIIVQIVKEPIGTKGARVTRNITLPGRNLVLMPNVSYIGISRRIEEEEERERLRQLSEKVKPADMGLIVRTVADGIRESEMAEDIDNLVHLWKHINNRNSRQSAPSLLHKDLELIQRILRDLFTQDVERLLVNSQLTYEKVIEALSLIAPSLKNKVSLLREENLLDKFSIRQQLAHALERKVWLKCGGHLVIDQMEALTAVDVNTGKFVGSKNLEETVLKTNLDAAVEIARQIRLRNIGGIIIIDFIDMIAGEHQEQVLTALSEELKYDKTRTNVLGLTQLGLVELTRKKVRQSLRSIMQKDCPYCMGTGRVLSEDTVSFRVHRDILEEAEKTPAPAISARVNPLVAAHLIGTGGSGLRALEQETGKQILIQGQKELHIEDAEIRTVYDKAEIERLTVPVHVGEEFRVKVEEPHAANPYDGIGRVQGFVLDIEGGGALVGQQAIVEITKVFRTYARAKILGS; this is encoded by the coding sequence GTGTATAAGGAAATAATCGTCCATGTGGATGACCAGGAAACCACTGTGGCGGTATTGGAAGATCAGCGTTTGGCTGAAGTCTACCTGGAACGGTCTCTCAATCAGCGCTTGGTGGGGAACATTTTTAAAGGCAAGGTGGAAAATGTACTGCCTGGTATGCAGGCGGCTTTTGTTGATATTGGCTTAGAAAAGAATGCATTTCTTTATGTTGAGGATGCCATATCAGGCCAGCAGCATCAAGCAGCTGGCGGCAATGCAGGAAAATTGAGCATAAATGATGTTGTTAAACAGGGCCAGGAGATTATTGTGCAGATAGTGAAAGAACCTATCGGCACCAAAGGAGCTCGGGTTACTCGAAATATTACTCTGCCCGGACGCAATTTGGTGTTGATGCCTAATGTCAGCTATATTGGTATTTCCCGGCGGATTGAAGAAGAAGAGGAACGGGAACGACTGCGGCAGTTATCGGAGAAGGTCAAACCTGCTGATATGGGTTTAATCGTGCGTACTGTAGCTGACGGAATCCGGGAAAGTGAAATGGCAGAAGATATAGACAACCTGGTACATCTCTGGAAACATATTAATAATAGAAACAGCAGACAGTCCGCCCCCAGTTTGCTCCATAAAGATTTAGAGTTAATTCAACGAATTCTAAGAGATCTATTTACTCAGGATGTAGAACGGCTATTAGTTAATTCTCAGTTGACCTATGAGAAAGTGATAGAAGCACTAAGTTTAATTGCGCCTTCCTTAAAAAACAAAGTTTCCTTGTTACGTGAGGAAAACCTGCTTGATAAATTTAGCATCAGGCAGCAGTTGGCCCATGCACTGGAAAGGAAAGTCTGGCTCAAATGCGGCGGACACCTCGTCATTGATCAGATGGAAGCTTTGACGGCAGTGGATGTGAATACAGGTAAGTTCGTAGGCAGTAAGAACTTGGAAGAGACGGTGCTTAAGACTAACCTTGATGCGGCAGTGGAGATCGCACGGCAAATTCGTTTACGCAATATTGGTGGAATAATAATTATTGATTTTATTGATATGATTGCCGGTGAGCATCAGGAACAGGTCTTGACTGCCCTATCTGAGGAACTCAAGTACGATAAAACCCGGACAAATGTTTTGGGTCTCACCCAGTTGGGTTTGGTGGAATTGACTCGCAAGAAGGTTAGGCAGAGTCTGCGCAGTATTATGCAGAAGGACTGCCCATATTGCATGGGTACCGGCCGGGTTTTATCCGAGGATACAGTTAGCTTCCGGGTACATAGGGATATCCTGGAAGAAGCGGAAAAGACTCCGGCGCCGGCGATTTCTGCTAGAGTCAATCCGCTGGTGGCGGCACATTTGATTGGTACCGGTGGCAGCGGTCTTAGGGCTTTGGAACAGGAAACAGGCAAACAAATTCTTATTCAGGGCCAAAAGGAATTACACATAGAAGATGCGGAAATTCGTACCGTTTATGATAAGGCGGAAATAGAAAGGCTGACCGTGCCGGTGCATGTGGGAGAAGAATTTAGGGTTAAGGTGGAAGAACCCCATGCTGCTAACCCTTATGACGGTATTGGCAGGGTACAGGGATTTGTTTTGGATATAGAGGGTGGCGGAGCTTTGGTAGGTCAACAGGCAATAGTAGAAATAACTAAAGTATTTCGCACTTATGCCAGAGCCAAAATTCTCGGCAGCTGA
- the yqeK gene encoding bis(5'-nucleosyl)-tetraphosphatase (symmetrical) YqeK: MDDKVNQWLRLYRNEARRRHAAAVADTAQELATAHGVDPIKAHTAGILHDLARDINTEELVQRATQWSIKVGHWEKMNPVVLHAPVGAAMANRELGVQDEEILAAISAHTLGVPGMSLLSKVLYLADVIEPGRSFPGLDDIRVLARKNLNGALLAAMDSSITYLLDRRRVIHPQTLEARNSVLISIQLEEEMF, encoded by the coding sequence TTGGATGATAAGGTTAACCAATGGCTAAGACTATATAGAAACGAGGCTCGGCGCCGTCATGCTGCTGCTGTGGCGGATACGGCCCAGGAATTAGCGACTGCACACGGTGTAGACCCCATAAAGGCGCATACTGCCGGAATTTTACATGATTTGGCCAGGGATATCAATACCGAGGAACTGGTGCAGCGAGCGACACAATGGTCAATAAAGGTGGGTCACTGGGAGAAAATGAATCCGGTGGTGCTGCACGCACCGGTAGGCGCGGCCATGGCTAACAGGGAGTTAGGTGTACAGGACGAAGAAATATTGGCTGCAATATCAGCGCATACTCTGGGGGTACCGGGGATGTCTTTGTTATCTAAGGTTCTGTACCTAGCAGATGTAATTGAACCCGGGCGAAGTTTTCCCGGACTGGATGACATCCGCGTTTTAGCCCGGAAAAATCTTAATGGTGCTTTGTTGGCTGCTATGGATAGCAGTATCACGTATCTTTTGGACCGACGAAGGGTGATACACCCACAAACACTTGAAGCACGAAATTCGGTATTAATCAGCATACAATTAGAGGAGGAGATGTTTTGA